The stretch of DNA AGTTATTTTATTAGGTTTAACTTTAACTTTAATCGCAGTAAACCAACTATAACTAAAAGGGTGATACCGCATGATCCACGAAAAATACAAACAGCTGCTTGAGCAGCAAGAACAACTCATAACTCGCCAAAATGAAGTCAACACCGAATTCTACAACGGTGTGTATGATCGCTATCAGTATCCGGTAATTACACGTCACCATGTGCCGATCCACTGGAGATTTGACCTCAATGCACAGAGCAATCCGCATTTTATGGAGCGGCTTGGAATCAACGCTACATTGAATCCCGGCGCCATTTATTTTGAAGGCAAATATTATATTGTAGTACGGACTGAAGGCCTTGACCGCAAATCCTTCTTCGCCCTTGCTGTCAGCGACAACGGCATCGACAACTTCCGCTTCATTGATACTCCATTAACCTGGGACGATGCGGACCCGGAAGAGACGAACATGTACGATATGCGCTTAGTGAAGCATGAAGACGGTTATATTTACGGTATTTACTGCTCCGAGAAGCATGATCCAGAAGCGCCAGCCTTCGATACCTCCAGCGCCGTAGCCCAAGCCGGTCTGGTTCGCACCAAGGATCTGAAGACCTGGGAGCGCATGCCTAATATTGAGACCAAGTCACCACAGCAGCGGAATGTAGTGCTTCATCCCGAATTTGTAGACGGCAAATATGCCTTCTACACCCGTCCTCAGGACGGCTTCATCTCCACTGGCAGCGGCGGCGGCATTGCCTTTGGAACCTGCGACAACATCGAGCGCCCATTCATTGAGCATGAAGAGGTCATTGATGAGAGAAGATACCATACCGTCTACGAAGTGAAGAACGGTCAAGGTCCCGCTCCGCTCAAGACAGACAAAGGCTGGATTCACATCGCACACGGGGTGCGCAACACGGCTGCCGGACTCCGTTATGTCCTGTACACCTTTGCTACTAGCCTGGAGGATCCAACCAAGGTCATTGCGAAGCCGGGTGGACATTTCATCGCTCCTTATGATGATGAGCGTGTCGGGGATGTATCCAACGTTATCTTCTGTAACGGCGCTGTCGTCAATGAGAAAAATGAAGTGTTCATCTACTACGCATCCAGTGACACGCGTGTGCATGTAGCGACAACTACATTGGAGAAGCTGGTAGACTACACCTTCAACACGCCGGAAGATACCTTCCGCTCTCTTGGAAGCGCAGCTCAGCGCAAAGCTCTGATTGAAGCGAACGAACAGCTGCTGCAAGGCAAGTAAGATCAACAACAAAGGCTCGTTTTGTTGAAGGCATTCTTACAAAAATGTTTGTAAAACCAGCTTCTTTATATTTCCAAACTAAAAATGTATACTGTTTAACAGTAATTAACTCAGGAAAATGCCAGACAGATTGCTTGTTGAAGGTGGTGATCCAAGTGAAAAACAATGTAACGATGCGAGATATCGCGGAGAAGTTGGGTGTCAGCAGTGTAACGGTCTCCAAAG from Paenibacillus sp. CAA11 encodes:
- a CDS encoding glycoside hydrolase family 130 protein; translated protein: MIHEKYKQLLEQQEQLITRQNEVNTEFYNGVYDRYQYPVITRHHVPIHWRFDLNAQSNPHFMERLGINATLNPGAIYFEGKYYIVVRTEGLDRKSFFALAVSDNGIDNFRFIDTPLTWDDADPEETNMYDMRLVKHEDGYIYGIYCSEKHDPEAPAFDTSSAVAQAGLVRTKDLKTWERMPNIETKSPQQRNVVLHPEFVDGKYAFYTRPQDGFISTGSGGGIAFGTCDNIERPFIEHEEVIDERRYHTVYEVKNGQGPAPLKTDKGWIHIAHGVRNTAAGLRYVLYTFATSLEDPTKVIAKPGGHFIAPYDDERVGDVSNVIFCNGAVVNEKNEVFIYYASSDTRVHVATTTLEKLVDYTFNTPEDTFRSLGSAAQRKALIEANEQLLQGK